From the genome of Miscanthus floridulus cultivar M001 chromosome 10, ASM1932011v1, whole genome shotgun sequence, one region includes:
- the LOC136489580 gene encoding uncharacterized protein, with protein MVDLAPSPSDPCPPSKGCSDRDIAHVVLVVVLVVVAIAAMFLLHILGSLRRQSSHGLLRNIVMGVNTLSYPLVSYTIGRMNSSNCYVDDYAVWAVFMLLLLGSTDNLTAFRLDDVNNWKGIFVKHLFKGFLVVYIVVHITLLQNGDPFPYLRPLLAILSVGVLKCYVRIASMRMVSKSYLNKNMKVIAEYMQQENNLQQPGPFNPVTMEGYKYMVAGEKYCIKHPGRNAWYNEDGFKVTTVEQIWQCTRNLLLPERGGMLLKDVCLSMALSKMLNRRFAGFKLSEAGLETTHDFVFKGLLVAGDKPYLRAFRVIEEELVFVHDIYYTRYSYLYQKGRYLALCLPTIMISLCCWLIYLIVKHRSPTPITRLTIFITVVLAFLEAYQLYLYVASGWFKVALIRSYVTTPLLQRSGCFHEMIIGLLLRLKAFRPWKNRLGQYCILWELGRKSRVRTCLHYATLRLLEKKAKEGRKRSVKLSENVKKAVVDSLLRSNGHLTNGVASLRNNGVDNLFWACDATATDGSVTRTILVWHIATTLCKHQLDAQAKKEEEEDAKRGDTVTTATTLSQYCMHLLAFAPDLLPDHSSISESILDESIKEAGDLIKGCNKENCCEELMKNGARNGDDYEALSPVVKGVQLARHLIEDIQEPALRWKVLSEFWAEMMLAVRRCPGASGSSCQGRGVHHAPLGAAHPRRCAEARTYRSIACQWVHLSNQYSTRGRQAIIYLVVVTFYLSIMSIDLRVGQTSACNILCILSIVSGSPGVMNWRA; from the coding sequence ATGGTGGATTTGGCACCGAGTCCCTCTGATCCATGTCCCCCTTCCAAAGGTTGCAGTGATAGGGATATAGCTCATGTTGTTTTAGTAGTGGTTTTGGTCGTCGTGGCCATTGCTGCCATGTTCCTCCTGCACATACTTGGTTCGTTACGCCGGCAGTCGAGCCATGGTCTCCTCCGCAACATCGTGATGGGAGTGAACACGCTGTCCTACCCGCTGGTGAGCTACACCATTGGGCGGATGAATTCTTCCAACTGCTACGTCGACGACTACGCCGTGTGGGCCGTGTTCATGCTTCTACTCCTAGGAAGCACGGACAACCTTACGGCTTTCCGCCTCGACGACGTGAACAACTGGAAAGGCATCTTTGTAAAACACCTCTTCAAGGGCTTCTTGGTGGTGTACATTGTTGTGCATATTACCTTGTTGCAGAATGGTGATCCCTTCCCCTACCTTCGCCCACTCCTGGCCATCCTGTCCGTCGGCGTCCTCAAGTGTTATGTGAGGATCGCGTCCATGAGGATGGTAAGCAAGTCCTACCTCAACAAGAACATGAAGGTGATCGCCGAGTACATGCAGCAGGAGAACAACCTGCAGCAGCCAGGGCCCTTCAATCCAGTGACCATGGAGGGCTACAAGTACATGGTCGCCGGTGAGAAGTACTGCATCAAGCATCCAGGGCGCAACGCGTGGTACAACGAAGACGGCTTCAAGGTTACTACCGTGGAGCAGATCTGGCAATGCACGCGGAATCTGCTGCTGCCTGAGCGTGGGGGCATGTTGCTCAAGGACGTGTGCCTCTCCATGGCGCTCTCCAAGATGCTGAACCGAAGGTTTGCTGGCTTCAAGCTCTCAGAGGCAGGGCTTGAGACAACCCATGACTTTGTCTTCAAAGGCCTGCTCGTTGCCGGCGACAAGCCGTACCTGCGAGCCTTCAGGGTCATCGAGGAAGAGCTTGTGTTTGTCCATGACATATATTACACAAGGTACTCTTACCTCTACCAGAAGGGTCGATACCTAGCTCTCTGTCTGCCTACCATCATGATTAGCCTATGCTGCTGGCTCATCTACCTGATCGTCAAGCATCGCTCTCCCACTCCGATCACTCGCTTGACCATATTCATAACGGTTGTCTTGGCGTTCCTAGAGGCATACCAGCTCTACCTCTATGTAGCCTCAGGTTGGTTCAAGGTAGCGCTGATACGAAGCTATGTGACGACACCTCTTTTGCAAAGAAGTGGTTGTTTCCATGAGATGATCATCGGACTTCTCTTGAGGCTGAAGGCATTTCGCCCCTGGAAGAATAGACTTGGGCAGTACTGTATCCTCTGGGAGCTTGGCCGGAAAAGTCGAGTTAGGACTTGTCTCCACTATGCTACACTGCGCCTGCTAGAGAAGAAGGCCAAGGAGGGTCGAAAGAGGTCAGTCAAGCTGTCCGAAAATGTGAAGAAAGCAGTCGTTGATTCCCTACTGAGAAGCAATGGCCACCTGACCAACGGGGTAGCGTCACTGCGAAACAATGGCGTCGACAACCTCTTTTGGGCATGCGATGCTACTGCTACCGATGGGTCCGTCACTCGCACAATACTGGTCTGGCACATTGCTACAACACTGTGCAAGCACCAGCTGGATGCACAagctaaaaaagaagaagaagaagacgccaAAAGAGGAGACACGGTCACAACAGCCACAACTCTGTCGCAGTACTGCATGCATCTCCTCGCTTTCGCACCTGACCTCCTGCCAGACCACAGCTCTATATCGGAATCCATACTTGATGAGTCAATCAAGGAGGCAGGCGACTTAATCAAAGGGTGTAACAAGGAGAACTGCTGTGAGGAGCTAATGAAAAATGGCGCACGTAATGGCGATGACTATGAAGCACTGTCGCCCGTTGTGAAGGGAGTTCAGCTTGCTAGGCATCTGATTGAAGACATACAAGAGCCAGCATTGCGGTGGAAGGTTCTTTCTGAATTCTGGGCCGAGATGATGCTCGCCGTCCGACGATGCCCGGGCGCATCTGGAAGCTCTTGCCAGGGGAGGGGAGTTCATCACGCACCTCTGGGCGCTGCTCACCCACGCCGGTGTGCTGAAGCGAGGACCTACAGGTCCATAGCATGTCAATGGGTTCATCTCTCCAACCAGTACAGCACACGTGGCAGGCAGGCTATTATCTACCTCGTGGTTGTAACATTCTATCTATCCATAATGTCTATTGACCTACGTGTGGGGCAAACAAGTGCTTGTAATATTCTCTGTATATTGTCTATTGTTTCCGGTTCACCCGGGGTAATGAACTGGAGGGCTTGA